A genome region from Panicum virgatum strain AP13 chromosome 4K, P.virgatum_v5, whole genome shotgun sequence includes the following:
- the LOC120702122 gene encoding E3 ubiquitin-protein ligase Os04g0590900-like gives MSIPLLPPTPGIVFPPPPPRPPPPPWCPPPPAPRPAHHRSSSSAGGAIAGISIAVGVLLFVVSCVCSLIRGQRRQGGADAAADHQPPHGGQQARARGGALPPEGEPQRASATSGLPSFTYNRSVKHNVTGGGAGEEAATCSVCLGAFQVGETVRLLPVCLHLYHVECIDLWLEAHSSCPICRAGLEPAVDGGMLPPV, from the coding sequence ATGTCCATCCCTTTGTTGCCCCCGACGCCAGGCATCGTTTtccctccacctccgccgcgcccgccgcctccgccatggTGCCCACCACCACCGGCGCCACGGCCTGCTCATCATAGAAGCTCGAGTTCTGCGGGCGGGGCCATCGCAGGCATCAGCATCGCCGTCGGGGTCCTCCTTTTTGTGGTCTCCTGCGTATGCAGCCTCATCCGGGGGCAGCGTCGCCAGGGCGGCGCCGACGCGGCCGCCGATCATCAGCCGCCCCACGGCGGGCAGCAggcgcgcgcccgcggcggcgcgctaccACCAGAGGGCGAGCCGCAGCGCGCCAGCGCGACTTCGGGCCTCCCGTCGTTCACGTACAACCGGTCGGTGAAGCACAACGTGacgggtggcggcgccggcgaggaggcggcgacgtGCTCGGTGTGCCTTGGCGCGTTCCAggtcggggagacggtgcggctGCTGCCGGTGTGCCTGCACCTGTACCACGTCGAGTGCATCGATCTGTGGCTGGAGGCGCACTCCTCGTGCCCGATCTGCCGGGCAGGCCTGGAGCCGGCAGTGGACGGCGGCATGCTGCCGCCGGTTTAA
- the LOC120702120 gene encoding RING-H2 finger protein ATL39-like: MSNSPAFPYYIDVPPPPPPALASPGLGLAFAVLGAILIMLAFKYLCKVIPTDNEPLGHHSGSHGAASATHHQQRRSPRRLSDGGQLHGASSLDDRPRLPGPTPSLPEAFAYNRTLQRKVADTVGEEAAACAVCLGAFEFGEMVRLLPVCLHLYHAECIDPWVRKHSTCPVCRSETDPTVVMDVSQLPPV, encoded by the coding sequence ATGTCTAACTCGCCGGCCTTCCCCTACTACATTgatgtcccgccgccgccgccaccggcactGGCATCGCCTGGACTCGGCCTTGCCTTCGCCGTCCTCGGCGCGATTCTGATCATGCTTGCGTTCAAGTACTTGTGCAAGGTCATCCCTACAGACAATGAACCTCTCGGACACCATAGCGGCAGCCACGGCGCTGCTTCGGCCACTCATCATCAGCAGCGGCGGTCGCCACGGCGACTTTCCGACGGTGGGCAGCTACACGGAGCCAGCAGCTTGGACGACCGGCCGCGGCTCCCGGGCCCGACGCCTAGCCTTCCGGAGGCATTCGCGTACAACCGAACGCTGCAGAGAAAAGTGGCGGACACcgtcggcgaggaggcggcggcgtgcgcggtgtGCCTCGGCGCCTTCGAGTTCGGGGAGATGGTGCGGCTGCTGCCCGTGTGCCTTCACCTCTACCACGCAGAGTGCATCGACCCATGGGTGCGTAAGCACTCGACGTGCCCGGTCTGCCGGTCCGAGACGGACCCCACGGTGGTGATGGACGTCAGCCAGCTACCACCTGTTTAG
- the LOC120702121 gene encoding RING-H2 finger protein ATL43-like, producing MSFPYPPGIGIPQSPPLALLPPPSPVWWPPPPPSDDGHYSTIAGITITLGITFVLICACRLSRQDHAGGEDDAAVPPEPWDNGDQQHQRRVSTTTAGLSSFTYDRSVMHNVTSSGEEAATCSVCLGAFQTGETVRLLPVCLHLYHVECIDPWLDAHSTCPICRSGTDPTADGRLHPPV from the coding sequence ATGTCTTTTCCCTACCCTCCAGGCATCGGCATTCCTCAATCTCCGCCGCTGGCACTACTACCGCCGCCATCCCCTGtgtggtggccgccgccgccgccgagtgaTGATGGCCACTACTCCACGATCGCCGGCATCACCATCACATTGGGGATCACGTTCGTACTGATCTGCGCGTGCAGGCTGTCCCGGCAAGatcacgccggcggcgaggacgatgctgcAGTGCCACCGGAGCCGTGGGACAACGGCGACCAGCAGCATCAGCGGCGCGTCAGCACGACGACGGCGGGCCTCTCGTCGTTCACGTACGACCGGTCTGTGATGCACAACGTGACGAgcagcggcgaggaggcggcgacgtGCTCCGTGTGCCTGGGCGCGTTCCAGaccggggagacggtgcggctGCTGCCGGTGTGCCTGCACCTTTACCACGTCGAGTGCATCGATCCGTGGCTGGATGCGCACTCGACATGCCCGATCTGCAGGTCGGGCACCGACCCGACGGCGGACGGCCGGCTACACCCGCCGGTTTAG